In Aptenodytes patagonicus chromosome 6, bAptPat1.pri.cur, whole genome shotgun sequence, one genomic interval encodes:
- the TYW5 gene encoding tRNA wybutosine-synthesizing protein 5 isoform X1 — protein sequence MERREQSVVPVARLAGVTREQFLRDIYPRRRPVVLKGMELGTCTTKWTVDYLSQAEGSKEVKIHVSAVPQMDFLSKNFVYRTLPFDVFVQRAAEIKHKEYFLSEDEKYYLRSVGEDARKDIADIRKQFPILAEDVQIPEYFEKEQFFSSVFRISSAGLQLWTHYDVMDNFLIQVTGKKRVVLYSPRDAPYLYLSGTKSEVLDVDNPDLEKYPLFVKAKRYQCFLEAGDVLFIPALWFHNVISEEFGVALNVFWKHLPAESYDKSDTYGNKDPTAASRAIQILDRALKTLEELPEEYRDFYARRMVLRIQEKAYRNDYG from the exons ATGGAGCGGCGGGAGCAGTCGGTGGTGCCGGTGGCGCGGCTGGCCGGGGTCACGCGGGAGCAGTTCCTGCGAGACATCTACCCCCGG aGAAGGCCGGTAGTGCTGAAAGGAATGGAACTGGGCACTTGCACAACCAAATGGACAGTAGATTACTTGAGCCAAGCCGAAGGATCTAAAGAAGTAAAGATTCACGTTTCTGCAGTGCCACAGATGGATTTCCTCAGTAAGAACTTTGTGTATAG aacTCTGCCTTTTGATGTATTTGTACAAAGAGCAGCTGAAATCAAACACAAGGAGTACTTTCTTTCTGAG GATGAAAAGTACTATTTGCGATCAGTGGGTGAAGATGCTAGGAAG GATATTGCAGATATCAGAAAACAGTTTCCTATTTTGGCAGAAGATGTTCAGATTCCAGAGTATTTTGAGAAAGAACAGTTTTTCTCCAGTGTCTTCCGTATCAGCTCAGCTGGATTACAGTTATGGACACATTATGAT GTAATGGATAACTTCTTAATCCAAGTAACAGGGAAAAAACGAGTTGTTTTGTATAGTCCCCGAGATGCACCGTATTTGTATTTATCAG GTACTAAGTCAGAGGTGCTGGATGTGGATAACCCAGACTTAGAGAAATATCCCCTTTTTGTGAAAGCCAAGCGCTATCAATGTTTTCTGGAAGCAGGAGATGTGTTATTTATTCCAG CTTTGTGGTTCCACAATGTAATTTCTGAGGAATTTGGAGTGGCACTGAATGTCTTTTGGAAGCACCTTCCTGCTGAGTCCTATGATAAGAGTGACACTTACGGAAATAAAGACCCCACAGCAGCCTCTAGAGCTATACAGATCTTGGACAGGGCCTTGAAAACACTTGAAGAACTACCTGAGGAATACAGGGATTTTTATGCTCGGAGAATGGTGTTACGCATCCAAGAAAAAGCCTATAGGAATGATTATGGATAA
- the TYW5 gene encoding tRNA wybutosine-synthesizing protein 5 isoform X2, with product MELGTCTTKWTVDYLSQAEGSKEVKIHVSAVPQMDFLSKNFVYRTLPFDVFVQRAAEIKHKEYFLSEDEKYYLRSVGEDARKDIADIRKQFPILAEDVQIPEYFEKEQFFSSVFRISSAGLQLWTHYDVMDNFLIQVTGKKRVVLYSPRDAPYLYLSGTKSEVLDVDNPDLEKYPLFVKAKRYQCFLEAGDVLFIPALWFHNVISEEFGVALNVFWKHLPAESYDKSDTYGNKDPTAASRAIQILDRALKTLEELPEEYRDFYARRMVLRIQEKAYRNDYG from the exons ATGGAACTGGGCACTTGCACAACCAAATGGACAGTAGATTACTTGAGCCAAGCCGAAGGATCTAAAGAAGTAAAGATTCACGTTTCTGCAGTGCCACAGATGGATTTCCTCAGTAAGAACTTTGTGTATAG aacTCTGCCTTTTGATGTATTTGTACAAAGAGCAGCTGAAATCAAACACAAGGAGTACTTTCTTTCTGAG GATGAAAAGTACTATTTGCGATCAGTGGGTGAAGATGCTAGGAAG GATATTGCAGATATCAGAAAACAGTTTCCTATTTTGGCAGAAGATGTTCAGATTCCAGAGTATTTTGAGAAAGAACAGTTTTTCTCCAGTGTCTTCCGTATCAGCTCAGCTGGATTACAGTTATGGACACATTATGAT GTAATGGATAACTTCTTAATCCAAGTAACAGGGAAAAAACGAGTTGTTTTGTATAGTCCCCGAGATGCACCGTATTTGTATTTATCAG GTACTAAGTCAGAGGTGCTGGATGTGGATAACCCAGACTTAGAGAAATATCCCCTTTTTGTGAAAGCCAAGCGCTATCAATGTTTTCTGGAAGCAGGAGATGTGTTATTTATTCCAG CTTTGTGGTTCCACAATGTAATTTCTGAGGAATTTGGAGTGGCACTGAATGTCTTTTGGAAGCACCTTCCTGCTGAGTCCTATGATAAGAGTGACACTTACGGAAATAAAGACCCCACAGCAGCCTCTAGAGCTATACAGATCTTGGACAGGGCCTTGAAAACACTTGAAGAACTACCTGAGGAATACAGGGATTTTTATGCTCGGAGAATGGTGTTACGCATCCAAGAAAAAGCCTATAGGAATGATTATGGATAA